The proteins below are encoded in one region of Vibrio sp. ED004:
- a CDS encoding restriction endonuclease subunit S has protein sequence MSLSQALRFPEFDSSDYQAYKVSDFLERYVKPVLLEDECEYTEIGIRSWGKGIFYKEPSTKATIGNKRVFWLDSDLFIVNIVFAWEQAVAITTVSEVGKIASHRFPMFRVDADKANAKYLLYKFMTGRGKQLLELASPGGAGRNKTLGQKEFENLKVVLPSVKEQQKIAAFIVTIDRKIDQLKEKHRLLKEYQKGMMQQVFTQKVRFTDRDGNEFPEWTEVRLSNALEERKEKTTTENEYEVLTSSRGGLMKQSEYYVTGRITERSNIGYHVLPEGFLTYRSRSDDRLFFFNENALGVTGIISHYYPVFSMKNGQNKFFVYLARYYSNVFGKYAVGTSQVVLSFKALGEIKLPMPSADEQKKITQFLQSIDRKIEGVAKQIEQTERFKTGLLQQMFV, from the coding sequence ATGAGCCTATCTCAAGCACTAAGATTCCCTGAATTTGATTCGAGTGACTACCAAGCTTATAAAGTTTCAGATTTTTTAGAGCGATATGTAAAACCTGTATTACTTGAGGATGAGTGCGAATATACCGAAATTGGTATTCGTTCATGGGGCAAAGGAATTTTCTACAAAGAGCCATCCACCAAAGCTACTATCGGAAATAAAAGGGTGTTTTGGTTAGATTCTGATTTGTTCATTGTAAATATAGTTTTTGCTTGGGAGCAGGCTGTTGCTATTACAACGGTGTCGGAAGTTGGCAAAATTGCCTCTCATCGTTTTCCCATGTTCAGAGTTGACGCTGATAAAGCAAATGCTAAATACCTGCTTTATAAGTTTATGACTGGTAGAGGGAAGCAGTTGCTTGAGTTAGCCTCTCCTGGAGGAGCTGGGCGAAACAAAACTTTAGGGCAAAAAGAGTTTGAGAACTTGAAGGTAGTCTTACCTTCAGTTAAAGAGCAACAAAAAATTGCTGCTTTTATTGTAACTATAGACCGTAAAATTGACCAACTAAAAGAAAAGCATCGCCTACTTAAAGAATATCAGAAAGGTATGATGCAACAGGTTTTTACTCAGAAAGTACGCTTTACAGACCGAGATGGGAATGAGTTTCCGGAATGGACTGAAGTTCGTCTATCTAATGCTCTCGAAGAGCGAAAAGAAAAGACGACTACAGAAAATGAATATGAGGTACTAACTTCATCTCGAGGTGGCCTTATGAAGCAATCGGAATATTATGTTACGGGAAGAATCACTGAACGTTCTAACATTGGATATCATGTTCTCCCTGAAGGCTTCCTCACTTATCGTTCTCGTAGCGATGACCGCCTGTTTTTCTTTAACGAGAATGCTCTTGGGGTTACAGGAATAATTAGTCATTACTATCCAGTCTTCTCTATGAAAAATGGTCAGAACAAGTTTTTTGTATATTTAGCAAGGTATTATTCGAATGTGTTTGGTAAATATGCAGTTGGCACTTCTCAGGTAGTTCTGTCATTCAAGGCGTTAGGAGAGATTAAGCTTCCAATGCCAAGTGCTGATGAACAGAAGAAAATTACTCAGTTCCTCCAATCTATCGATCGCAAAATAGAAGGTGTTGCGAAACAAATAGAACAAACAGAGCGGTTCAAAACAGGCCTACTTCAGCAGATGTTTGTGTAA
- a CDS encoding type I restriction-modification system subunit M, producing MVDQHLQELNRQVWQIANHLRGYVPEDKFRDYILGLIFYKHLSDKINCYANELLSEDGLRFTQIDEQSEEGKEELEALRETALHELGYFCKPSQLFHVLAEAGTKGDFILANVNKALQDIEKSTVGTISEEDFYGLFDGLDLTSTRLGRTEQDRNELISLTLEHIGNINFESSDYDVLGDSYEYLIGMLAAGSGKKAGEFYTPQMLSKLVAKVATIGNNDIDTVYDPTCGSGSLLLKAAKESKNVDVRCYGQEQNPKTYNLARMNMIMHGVDYNHFDIKNEDTLHAPQHLDLRFDVIVANPPFSMNWSPTSLHMPDPRFSEPGKLAPKTKADYAFIQHMLYQLNDTGTMAVVVPHGVLFRGAAEGDIRKFLIKDKNYLDMVIGLPSNIVLGTGISVCILVFNKSRKVDDNVLFVDASQHFEKGKHANYLREEDLQRILNAVSKRENIDQFSHLASISEIADQNYNLNISRYVDASPQSVYLRGLKEQLQEYEACLLLPYTLHSFRYRKDSDNQDLDNTLVISKTVGKTVKVHANSMEEARDGDCVFVFNRNRVDSLYLELFFRSEVGQMILIDCAAKVGGAMKTFNLESLKSNLIASVPPLEVQNTCVESNQALSAILEKLAEYKEDIIFKPTFSKELLIRLDTTAQYVEEANYQEQLLQLIRVGENSTTEFKETFSLDVRQCKNNKAYKPIKELKLEISSLKTIAGFLNSSGGVLFVGVDDDQKITGLEEEFSRFHSGSADKFLLHFKNKVKSLIGESFYTFIQIDLEIIKESPVLVVKCSRANQPCFLGKENTFYVRSPTGSTDQLSGREMWDHLRVQFQQSN from the coding sequence ATGGTTGACCAGCACTTACAAGAACTAAATCGACAAGTATGGCAGATAGCAAATCATCTACGTGGTTACGTGCCTGAAGATAAATTTCGTGACTACATTTTAGGGTTGATTTTTTATAAGCACCTGTCAGATAAAATAAATTGTTACGCTAATGAATTGCTCTCAGAAGATGGGCTCCGTTTCACTCAAATTGATGAACAAAGTGAAGAGGGAAAAGAAGAGCTAGAGGCGCTTCGTGAAACAGCACTTCATGAGTTGGGTTATTTCTGTAAGCCTTCTCAACTGTTTCATGTACTAGCAGAAGCAGGCACGAAAGGTGACTTTATTCTTGCGAATGTTAATAAAGCCCTTCAGGACATTGAAAAGAGCACTGTTGGGACTATTAGTGAAGAAGACTTTTATGGTTTGTTTGATGGTTTAGATCTTACATCGACCCGTTTGGGGCGGACAGAACAGGATCGTAATGAACTGATTTCTTTAACTCTTGAGCATATAGGTAATATTAATTTCGAAAGTAGTGATTATGATGTTTTAGGAGATTCTTACGAATATTTGATAGGGATGCTTGCCGCTGGTTCAGGAAAAAAAGCTGGCGAGTTTTATACGCCACAGATGTTATCAAAATTAGTTGCTAAGGTAGCGACTATTGGGAATAACGATATAGATACTGTCTATGACCCGACTTGTGGCTCCGGTTCGTTACTTCTTAAAGCAGCTAAAGAGTCAAAAAACGTCGATGTAAGATGCTACGGGCAAGAGCAAAACCCTAAAACATATAATTTAGCGCGTATGAATATGATTATGCATGGGGTTGATTATAATCACTTTGATATTAAAAATGAGGATACTTTACATGCTCCACAGCATTTAGATCTCCGTTTTGATGTTATTGTTGCTAATCCTCCATTTTCGATGAACTGGTCGCCTACTTCCCTCCATATGCCGGACCCTCGCTTTTCTGAGCCTGGAAAACTAGCACCAAAAACTAAAGCAGACTACGCATTTATCCAGCATATGCTCTACCAGCTGAACGATACCGGCACAATGGCCGTAGTTGTACCTCATGGCGTATTGTTTAGGGGTGCGGCTGAAGGCGATATTCGTAAGTTCTTAATAAAGGATAAGAACTATCTGGATATGGTGATTGGTTTGCCTTCCAACATCGTTCTTGGGACGGGGATTTCCGTGTGTATTCTGGTTTTCAATAAAAGTAGAAAAGTCGATGATAACGTACTTTTTGTTGATGCGAGTCAGCATTTTGAGAAGGGAAAACATGCCAATTATCTTCGTGAAGAAGACTTACAGAGAATCCTTAACGCAGTTTCAAAGCGGGAGAATATAGACCAATTTTCCCATTTGGCTTCTATATCAGAGATTGCAGACCAAAATTACAACCTCAATATATCTAGATATGTTGATGCTTCACCTCAATCTGTTTACTTGCGAGGGCTCAAGGAGCAGTTACAGGAGTATGAAGCTTGTTTATTGCTTCCATATACTCTTCATTCTTTTCGTTATAGAAAAGATTCGGATAACCAAGATTTAGATAACACGCTTGTAATCTCTAAAACGGTTGGGAAGACAGTTAAGGTACATGCTAACTCTATGGAAGAGGCAAGAGATGGTGACTGTGTTTTCGTCTTTAACAGAAATAGAGTTGACTCATTGTATCTAGAACTGTTTTTTCGTTCTGAAGTCGGTCAAATGATTCTAATAGATTGCGCTGCTAAGGTGGGAGGCGCAATGAAAACTTTCAACTTAGAGTCTTTAAAGAGCAATTTGATAGCCTCTGTTCCTCCTTTAGAGGTTCAGAATACATGTGTTGAGTCCAATCAAGCTTTGAGTGCCATTTTGGAAAAGCTTGCTGAATATAAAGAAGATATCATCTTTAAACCTACGTTCTCTAAAGAATTACTAATTCGGTTAGATACCACCGCTCAGTATGTTGAAGAGGCAAACTATCAAGAGCAATTGTTACAGCTAATTCGGGTGGGTGAAAACTCAACAACAGAGTTCAAAGAAACTTTTTCATTGGATGTTAGGCAATGTAAAAACAATAAGGCATATAAGCCAATCAAAGAGTTAAAGTTAGAAATATCTTCTTTGAAAACGATAGCAGGTTTTTTGAATTCTAGTGGAGGGGTACTTTTCGTTGGAGTCGATGATGATCAGAAAATTACTGGGCTAGAGGAAGAGTTTTCAAGGTTCCACAGTGGCTCTGCGGATAAGTTTTTACTTCATTTCAAGAATAAGGTGAAGTCTCTGATAGGGGAGAGCTTCTATACATTTATTCAAATTGACCTTGAAATAATCAAAGAATCACCCGTCTTGGTGGTAAAATGCAGTCGAGCAAATCAACCTTGTTTTTTAGGTAAAGAAAATACGTTTTATGTAAGATCTCCGACAGGATCCACCGACCAGCTTAGTGGTCGAGAGATGTGGGATCACCTTAGAGTTCAATTTCAACAATCAAATTAG
- a CDS encoding type I restriction-modification system subunit M, producing MVEQHQQELKKQLWNIANTLRGNMSADDFRDYILGLIFYKYLSDKLNRYADELLSEDGIQFAQIDEKSEEGQEYLEAVQEEALDKLGYFFKPSELFHVVAEAGANGEFILDDVRDVLNDIEQSTMGADSADDFNGLFDELDLTSNKLGKTPDARNKLIAKVLEHLDNIDFHLENSEIDILGDAYEYLIGMFASGAGKKAGEFYTPQMVSKLLAKLVTLDNPNLKSVYDPTCGSGSLLLRVAKEANNPDLKFYGQEQNPSTYNLARMNMIMHDVHYNRFDIQNDDTLEAPAHIEQRFSAVVANPPFSAGWSANPLHLNNERFSDYGKLAPKGKADFAFVQHMVHQLDDDGTMAVVLPHGVLFRGATEGHIRKHLIKEKNYLDAVIGLPSKIFFGTEIPTCILLLKKNRKNKDNILFIDASQHYQKSVNGNAMRDVDVNKILKAVVQRKAIDKYAFVATESFLKENDYNLNIPRYVDTFEESDPVDLDCISRLLIENDKAMSATDAKIEMFCNELGLVTPFESEK from the coding sequence ATGGTCGAACAGCATCAACAAGAACTAAAGAAACAGCTTTGGAACATCGCGAACACTCTTCGTGGCAACATGTCTGCCGATGATTTCCGTGATTACATCCTTGGTCTAATCTTCTACAAATATCTTTCAGATAAGCTGAACCGCTATGCAGATGAATTGCTGTCAGAAGATGGTATTCAGTTCGCTCAAATCGATGAAAAGAGCGAAGAAGGTCAAGAATACTTAGAAGCGGTTCAAGAAGAAGCGCTAGATAAACTAGGGTATTTCTTCAAGCCATCAGAGCTGTTTCATGTGGTTGCTGAAGCTGGTGCTAATGGTGAGTTCATTCTTGACGATGTACGCGATGTTTTGAATGACATCGAGCAAAGCACGATGGGCGCAGACAGCGCGGATGACTTTAACGGCCTGTTTGATGAGCTCGACCTAACATCAAATAAGTTAGGCAAAACGCCAGATGCCCGTAATAAACTAATTGCTAAAGTGCTTGAGCACCTAGATAACATCGACTTCCACTTAGAAAATAGTGAGATTGATATTCTTGGTGATGCTTACGAGTATCTAATTGGTATGTTTGCCAGTGGAGCGGGTAAAAAAGCTGGCGAGTTTTATACGCCACAAATGGTTTCTAAGCTGCTCGCTAAGCTTGTAACACTTGATAACCCGAATTTAAAATCTGTTTATGACCCAACGTGTGGTTCTGGCTCATTACTATTGCGTGTTGCTAAAGAAGCCAACAACCCAGACTTAAAGTTCTACGGGCAAGAGCAAAACCCAAGTACTTATAACTTAGCTCGTATGAACATGATCATGCACGATGTTCATTACAATCGCTTCGACATTCAGAATGACGATACGTTAGAAGCTCCAGCGCATATTGAGCAACGCTTCAGCGCAGTAGTGGCTAACCCTCCATTCTCTGCTGGTTGGTCGGCGAACCCTCTACATCTGAACAATGAACGTTTTTCTGACTACGGTAAGTTAGCTCCGAAAGGTAAGGCTGATTTTGCCTTTGTTCAGCACATGGTTCATCAACTTGACGACGATGGCACGATGGCTGTGGTATTGCCTCACGGTGTGTTGTTCCGTGGCGCGACAGAAGGGCATATTCGGAAGCATCTAATCAAAGAGAAAAATTATTTAGATGCAGTAATTGGTTTGCCCTCGAAAATATTCTTCGGGACTGAGATACCAACATGTATTCTTTTACTGAAGAAAAATAGAAAAAATAAAGACAATATTTTGTTTATTGATGCCAGTCAACATTACCAAAAGAGTGTTAATGGTAACGCTATGCGTGACGTTGATGTAAATAAAATTCTTAAGGCGGTTGTGCAAAGAAAAGCCATAGATAAATATGCTTTTGTAGCAACAGAGTCTTTTTTAAAGGAAAATGATTACAACCTCAATATCCCACGCTACGTCGACACATTTGAAGAAAGCGATCCTGTTGATCTTGATTGCATTTCTAGGTTGCTAATTGAGAATGATAAAGCCATGAGTGCGACTGATGCAAAGATTGAGATGTTTTGTAATGAACTGGGACTTGTTACTCCCTTTGAGAGTGAGAAATGA